In Limisalsivibrio acetivorans, one genomic interval encodes:
- the dapB gene encoding 4-hydroxy-tetrahydrodipicolinate reductase has translation MSKTKVCMVGAAGKMGRKIINLLSESPKAELGGALEYSESPFLGMDAGEVAGCGKNSVIITADIHEAVKDSDVLIDFTGSGPTMANLDRYVDAGKPLVVGSTGFTPEETAKLKNLEDKIPVLFSPNMSLGVNLTFKVLEMVTKAIGEDYDIEIIESHHRMKKDAPSGTAMRMGEVIAEVLGRDIEKDGKYCRRGLIGERSDREIGMQTIRAGDIVGEHTAMFCGEGERIEITHRAHTRDTFAKGAISGGAWLAGKEPGFYSMYDVLGL, from the coding sequence ATGTCCAAGACAAAGGTCTGCATGGTCGGTGCCGCAGGCAAAATGGGTAGAAAGATAATAAACCTGCTGAGCGAAAGCCCTAAGGCTGAGCTCGGCGGAGCCTTGGAGTATTCCGAATCACCCTTCCTCGGCATGGACGCAGGCGAGGTTGCCGGTTGCGGCAAGAACAGCGTAATCATAACTGCTGATATCCATGAGGCGGTGAAGGATAGTGATGTGCTCATAGACTTCACAGGCTCCGGCCCCACAATGGCTAACCTTGATAGATACGTGGATGCGGGTAAGCCCCTTGTAGTGGGTAGCACAGGCTTCACCCCCGAGGAGACGGCAAAGCTTAAGAATCTGGAGGATAAGATACCGGTACTCTTCTCACCCAACATGAGCCTTGGTGTAAACCTTACCTTCAAGGTCCTTGAGATGGTTACAAAGGCCATCGGCGAGGACTACGACATAGAGATCATTGAGTCCCACCACAGGATGAAAAAGGATGCACCGAGCGGAACCGCCATGAGAATGGGAGAGGTTATCGCAGAGGTCCTCGGCAGGGATATAGAGAAGGACGGGAAATACTGCAGACGAGGACTGATTGGCGAAAGAAGCGATCGTGAGATCGGTATGCAGACGATAAGGGCAGGTGACATAGTTGGTGAGCATACCGCCATGTTCTGCGGCGAGGGGGAGCGTATAGAGATCACCCACCGTGCCCATACCAGAGATACCTTTGCTAAGGGAGCTATCTCCGGCGGTGCATGGCTTGCAGGTAAAGAACCCGGTTTTTACAGCATGTATGATGTTCTTGGACTCTAG
- a CDS encoding cysteine-rich CWC family protein has protein sequence MSNYADMNMKECPICGGENLCAVANLERPETCWCIKYTPLSDEVLEEYQNKPCFCESCYKSLKAGKKLV, from the coding sequence ATGAGCAATTACGCAGACATGAATATGAAGGAATGCCCGATATGCGGTGGTGAAAACCTTTGCGCAGTGGCGAACCTTGAGCGCCCCGAAACCTGTTGGTGCATTAAGTACACCCCTCTCTCCGATGAGGTTCTAGAGGAATACCAGAACAAGCCGTGCTTCTGCGAGAGTTGCTATAAATCCCTTAAAGCGGGGAAAAAGCTGGTCTGA
- a CDS encoding response regulator, with translation MENNFTVFIVDDNLPTRKLLSATMRNEIEGTVIHEFENGLDCVNACRECKPDMVLMDYRMPGLDGIEATRIVKKVYPAAEVIAFTGVSESGLDEKFAEAGASEVIKKPLNADKRLIIMDIYNNIISARMTTEEEIAEEEFDDLDSIFDFDLEDGSTSNINETDSAFLDHTHVDKIPASEYLQRIGDSYYELTDALNEHNDELYSTVMAFEKNKSYHIFEEILHILESYSNTLYSLIDFAGLEYAMRSLADFLAERPFADFSDEDLEFICQMLYSVLDDMQEWKKIVFDEQTAQDIHFLDQSLVSSIMLIVDRLKSTENVGVSSDDDLEFF, from the coding sequence GTGGAGAATAATTTTACGGTTTTCATTGTTGACGATAACCTCCCTACCAGGAAACTCCTCTCTGCCACCATGCGCAACGAGATTGAAGGAACAGTTATTCACGAGTTTGAAAACGGTTTGGACTGCGTTAATGCGTGCAGAGAATGTAAGCCTGATATGGTGCTTATGGACTACCGAATGCCCGGTCTGGACGGCATCGAGGCCACAAGGATCGTAAAGAAGGTTTATCCTGCAGCAGAGGTTATCGCCTTTACTGGGGTCAGCGAAAGCGGGCTTGATGAGAAATTCGCTGAGGCAGGTGCATCGGAGGTTATCAAGAAACCTCTCAATGCGGATAAGCGTCTTATAATCATGGATATCTACAACAATATCATATCCGCAAGAATGACCACCGAGGAGGAGATTGCAGAAGAGGAGTTTGATGACCTTGATTCAATCTTTGACTTCGACCTGGAGGATGGTTCTACAAGCAATATTAACGAAACGGACTCTGCGTTTCTTGATCACACACACGTTGACAAAATACCGGCATCGGAATACCTGCAAAGGATCGGCGATTCATACTACGAACTCACCGATGCACTAAACGAACATAACGATGAGCTATATTCCACGGTTATGGCCTTCGAAAAGAACAAATCCTACCATATCTTCGAAGAGATCCTGCACATCCTCGAGTCATATTCGAATACACTTTACAGCCTTATTGACTTCGCCGGGCTTGAGTATGCGATGCGCTCTCTGGCGGATTTCCTTGCAGAAAGGCCTTTTGCAGACTTCTCAGATGAAGACCTGGAATTTATCTGCCAGATGCTCTATTCGGTTCTCGATGACATGCAGGAGTGGAAGAAGATCGTCTTCGATGAGCAGACTGCCCAGGATATACATTTCCTCGATCAGTCACTTGTGAGCTCAATTATGCTGATTGTGGACAGGCTCAAGTCAACGGAGAATGTGGGTGTCAGCTCGGATGATGACTTAGAGTTTTTTTAA
- a CDS encoding cytidylyltransferase domain-containing protein, with protein sequence MSVLIVIPARGGSKGIPRKNLRSLCGKPLLYYSINTALGCCREADVVVDSDDEEILMMASKLGAEVNRRPERLSGDAVTLDPVIYNAYVEMKERTGRDYDIIVTMQPTSPLLKASSLEMGIRMLKESPDLETVLSVTEERKLSWRKEGDKFLPNYEKRVNRQQLPSEFKETGGFFITKSSVITEKSRIGKNVSVVPLEGKEAIDIDTYEDWALCEYYLRHKTVLIVVSGYREIGLGHVYRQLQIASNILDHRLVFLVDKKSALGMEVIASYNYDVRMQSCEDIAEDIAKLSPDAVISDILDTTEDYMGKLARMGVSTINFEDLGSGAEMANAVINALYPERKVLKNHYFGHEYFCPRDEFLFTPDKMIEEDVKRVLLSFGGVDPSNLTEKVLDSIYDFCVDNRIAVDVVLGLGYEVGHDLSRFEKANIYRNIKNMSEFMFNADIVFTSAGRTVYEIACIGTPAIIMAQNEREMTHFFANAQNGFINMGLGVNVTSEHILETFAELVDDFDERKYMNELMLSRDIRKGRERVISIIREVITG encoded by the coding sequence TTGAGCGTTCTTATTGTTATCCCCGCCAGAGGGGGGTCTAAGGGTATTCCCCGTAAAAATCTGCGAAGCTTGTGCGGTAAGCCACTGCTTTACTACTCTATTAATACGGCCCTGGGTTGTTGTCGTGAGGCTGATGTTGTTGTGGACAGCGACGACGAAGAGATCCTGATGATGGCCTCAAAGCTTGGAGCTGAGGTTAATAGAAGACCGGAAAGGCTTTCCGGTGATGCTGTGACACTGGATCCCGTTATATACAATGCCTACGTTGAGATGAAGGAGCGGACCGGCAGGGATTACGACATAATCGTCACCATGCAGCCGACCTCCCCCTTGCTGAAAGCGTCGTCCCTTGAAATGGGGATTAGGATGCTCAAAGAGAGCCCGGATCTGGAGACTGTGCTCTCTGTAACCGAAGAACGCAAGCTCTCCTGGCGCAAGGAGGGGGATAAGTTTCTGCCGAACTACGAAAAGAGGGTTAATAGACAGCAGCTCCCCAGTGAGTTCAAGGAGACGGGGGGATTTTTCATAACCAAATCCTCTGTTATCACAGAAAAAAGCAGAATCGGAAAGAATGTGAGCGTCGTGCCCCTTGAGGGTAAAGAGGCCATCGATATAGATACCTATGAGGACTGGGCGCTATGCGAGTATTATCTGCGGCATAAAACAGTTCTCATCGTTGTTTCCGGCTACAGAGAGATTGGCCTCGGTCATGTGTACCGCCAACTGCAGATTGCATCAAACATTCTCGACCACCGCCTTGTATTCCTTGTGGATAAGAAGAGTGCCCTTGGCATGGAGGTTATCGCCTCCTACAACTATGACGTTCGGATGCAGAGCTGCGAGGATATAGCAGAGGATATAGCAAAGCTTTCCCCCGACGCGGTAATAAGCGATATCCTCGACACAACAGAAGACTACATGGGCAAGCTTGCCCGCATGGGCGTTTCCACCATAAACTTCGAGGATCTGGGTAGCGGTGCTGAGATGGCGAATGCTGTTATTAATGCGCTGTATCCTGAGAGGAAGGTTCTGAAGAACCACTACTTCGGGCATGAGTATTTCTGTCCCAGGGATGAGTTCCTGTTCACTCCGGACAAGATGATTGAGGAGGATGTTAAAAGGGTTCTTCTCTCCTTTGGTGGTGTTGATCCCAGTAATCTCACCGAGAAGGTACTGGATTCCATTTACGATTTCTGTGTGGACAACCGCATCGCAGTTGATGTTGTGCTCGGACTCGGCTACGAGGTCGGGCATGACCTGAGCAGATTTGAAAAGGCTAACATCTACCGTAATATAAAGAATATGAGCGAGTTCATGTTTAATGCGGATATTGTGTTTACATCCGCAGGAAGAACCGTTTATGAGATAGCCTGTATAGGAACACCAGCTATTATTATGGCTCAGAACGAGAGGGAGATGACCCACTTCTTTGCAAATGCCCAAAACGGCTTTATTAATATGGGGCTCGGTGTTAATGTGACGAGCGAGCACATATTAGAAACCTTCGCAGAGCTTGTTGATGACTTTGACGAACGGAAATATATGAATGAACTCATGCTCTCCCGAGATATAAGGAAAGGGAGAGAACGGGTTATTTCAATCATACGAGAGGTTATAACCGGATGA
- a CDS encoding N-acetylneuraminate synthase family protein, with protein MKILDVFAEHDPFGPVFKRPYLIAEAGVNHEGSMETAKRLIDQAGEAGADGIKFQTYKAATIASKDSPYYWDITKEPTKSQYELFQKYDRFWKEEYEQLKLHCDRAGIEFMSTPFDRESAFFLNELMDVFKISSSDITNKPFIQLIAGFGKPVILSTGAAYLHEIEEAVSWITEKGVPLSLLHCVLNYPTDDENAHLAMISCLRRKYPEHVTGYSDHTLPKDMKVLEAAALLGAHIIEKHFTHDKTLPGNDHYHAMDKEDIKVYKNLINRLETLAGNYDKKPLESEDTSRRNARRSLVAAKKIAAGRKITAGDLTWKRPAHGISPRYMDDVVGMTAAEDIDEDTVMQWKMFK; from the coding sequence ATGAAAATTCTGGATGTTTTTGCCGAACACGACCCCTTTGGCCCCGTATTTAAAAGGCCATACCTAATTGCCGAGGCGGGTGTGAACCACGAGGGGAGTATGGAAACAGCTAAGAGACTGATAGATCAGGCGGGTGAGGCTGGTGCCGATGGGATAAAGTTCCAGACATACAAGGCGGCTACCATCGCCTCGAAGGATTCGCCGTACTACTGGGATATCACCAAGGAGCCCACAAAGTCCCAATACGAACTCTTCCAGAAGTACGACAGGTTCTGGAAGGAGGAGTATGAGCAGCTCAAGCTCCACTGTGACAGGGCGGGGATAGAGTTCATGTCCACCCCCTTCGACAGGGAATCCGCCTTCTTCCTCAACGAACTTATGGACGTTTTTAAGATATCCTCATCGGATATTACGAATAAGCCGTTTATCCAGCTCATCGCCGGATTCGGCAAGCCTGTTATCCTCTCCACCGGTGCGGCGTATCTCCATGAAATAGAGGAGGCCGTAAGCTGGATTACGGAGAAAGGTGTCCCCCTCTCCCTCCTCCACTGTGTTCTCAACTACCCCACCGATGACGAGAACGCCCACCTTGCCATGATAAGCTGTCTGCGCAGGAAGTACCCTGAGCACGTTACAGGGTATTCGGATCACACATTGCCGAAAGATATGAAGGTTCTTGAGGCAGCCGCACTCCTCGGTGCGCATATCATAGAGAAGCACTTTACCCACGATAAAACACTCCCTGGCAACGATCATTACCACGCCATGGATAAAGAGGATATAAAGGTATATAAAAACCTCATAAACAGGCTTGAAACTCTGGCCGGGAACTACGATAAGAAACCTTTGGAAAGTGAGGATACCTCCCGCAGGAACGCAAGGCGTAGCCTTGTTGCGGCGAAGAAAATAGCCGCCGGACGGAAGATAACCGCTGGTGATCTCACATGGAAGCGTCCTGCCCACGGTATAAGCCCCAGATATATGGACGATGTGGTGGGTATGACTGCGGCGGAAGACATAGATGAAGATACTGTAATGCAATGGAAGATGTTTAAGTGA
- a CDS encoding polysaccharide pyruvyl transferase family protein: MTEKKYVKIHGAVKNVGDYLIADRAERLIRNHVTDYLAEYGRWQYLDAAMNQINDTSGLIICGGPGYAEDMRPDVYAISRDLDTLEVPVIPLGVGWSGKPADNPAGFSFNAESRKLMDRIHEHGLYSCRDEITAEVLHGQGYDKVVMTGCPVWHDERFIGAEYDLPSEVRRIVFTTPANPRLFKQVLANIRLLEEKFPDAEIIVSFHRGIWPDEHTSWRSAGIYSLMAGYATVKGHKVEDVSYDLERINFYGDCDLHVGYRVHAHLHFLSRRKPTILFCEDGRGAGMQKTLGLPVVRTTDGELVEKCSRMIDEGLESGWETVTPAFRKIEDTYPVMKEFLEKLK, encoded by the coding sequence GTGACAGAAAAAAAATACGTAAAGATACACGGTGCGGTTAAGAATGTGGGGGATTACCTCATTGCAGACCGTGCCGAGAGGCTCATAAGAAACCACGTTACAGACTATCTGGCAGAGTACGGCAGATGGCAGTACCTCGATGCAGCAATGAACCAGATTAACGACACAAGCGGCCTTATAATCTGCGGTGGACCCGGATACGCCGAGGATATGCGCCCCGATGTATACGCCATAAGTCGTGATCTGGATACCCTCGAGGTCCCCGTAATACCCCTTGGCGTCGGGTGGAGCGGGAAGCCTGCGGATAATCCTGCCGGATTCTCCTTTAATGCTGAATCCAGAAAGCTTATGGACAGGATCCATGAACACGGCCTCTACAGCTGCCGGGACGAAATAACTGCTGAGGTTCTCCATGGGCAGGGTTACGACAAGGTCGTTATGACAGGATGCCCGGTTTGGCACGATGAAAGGTTTATCGGAGCAGAATACGATCTCCCATCAGAGGTGAGGCGGATCGTCTTTACCACTCCCGCAAACCCCAGGCTTTTTAAGCAGGTTCTTGCTAATATCCGCCTGCTTGAGGAGAAGTTCCCGGATGCGGAGATAATTGTATCCTTCCACAGAGGTATTTGGCCCGATGAGCACACCTCATGGCGAAGTGCCGGGATCTATTCTCTCATGGCCGGATACGCTACCGTTAAGGGGCACAAGGTTGAGGATGTATCCTATGACCTTGAAAGGATAAACTTTTACGGGGACTGTGATCTACATGTTGGCTACCGTGTCCACGCCCATCTGCATTTTCTTAGCAGAAGAAAACCCACCATCCTGTTCTGTGAGGATGGCAGAGGTGCAGGGATGCAGAAGACCCTCGGCCTCCCCGTTGTGCGCACAACGGATGGAGAGCTTGTGGAAAAATGCTCAAGGATGATAGACGAAGGGCTGGAATCCGGCTGGGAAACCGTTACCCCCGCTTTCAGAAAGATTGAGGATACCTATCCTGTAATGAAAGAATTTCTGGAGAAGCTTAAGTGA
- a CDS encoding CatB-related O-acetyltransferase has protein sequence MRYYRVKYKDGVHISRNASSSGSSFGEWAHVAAGANVVNSNVGRFTSVGRGTNIYNSVVGGFCSISWNVTIGATGHPTDHISTHAFPYIAQFGISEKTERINVRTTVGHDVWMGCNVVIMPGVNVGTGAVIGAGSIVTKDVEPYAVIAGNPARKIKDRFDDETKQALLDSAWWEWSKEELKERIELFRRGVDEEVLKEIQGG, from the coding sequence TTGCGATACTACAGAGTGAAGTATAAGGACGGCGTTCACATATCCCGTAATGCCTCTTCGAGCGGCTCGAGCTTCGGCGAATGGGCCCATGTTGCGGCTGGAGCTAATGTTGTGAACTCAAATGTCGGCCGATTTACATCCGTGGGACGGGGAACAAATATATATAACTCCGTGGTCGGGGGATTCTGCTCCATATCATGGAACGTTACCATCGGTGCCACAGGGCACCCTACCGACCACATCTCTACCCACGCCTTCCCCTACATCGCCCAGTTCGGCATATCGGAAAAAACCGAGCGTATCAACGTGAGAACAACCGTTGGGCACGATGTATGGATGGGGTGCAACGTTGTTATCATGCCGGGGGTTAATGTGGGCACCGGGGCTGTTATCGGTGCTGGAAGTATTGTCACAAAGGATGTTGAACCCTATGCTGTAATTGCCGGAAACCCCGCTAGAAAGATCAAAGACCGCTTTGATGATGAAACAAAGCAGGCGCTCCTTGATTCCGCTTGGTGGGAATGGAGTAAAGAGGAGCTTAAAGAGCGGATAGAGCTTTTCCGCAGGGGCGTTGACGAAGAGGTTCTTAAAGAAATACAGGGTGGCTGA
- a CDS encoding lipopolysaccharide biosynthesis protein, protein MGIISKLKGKSGVYYLFFEGVVKLVPFFAIPVFTNNWTKEEFGKFSLYMSIIPVLSLTLSLGQNVSVKRFYIDYPRQMRGFLFNLYAVGFIVFAAVILLELALPFDIVAPEYTRVLLYVGCLFALIEMYLSYLQISKQVLLYNIFYFARNSLPYISTVIIIFTLSDRSVWFAYGHLSVGVVIVLFAMKDVIRGAGAGFRKKYLKFSLGIALPVIPAVVSAFLLSMSDRYMIAYFYTKTEVAEYSFAYTVASILSMTFLATNKAWQPFILENLKRKNLPRIRKYARYYTLFVLAAMLFMILTRKLWVLILSNESYLVITDIIPVILVGLFFYFLYTVLSNVAFYHKKMFLFSLPAIIGAVVNIALNYFMLPLYGYKAAAWTTAASYFTEFAVIFGITYFIFKEDIFFGRSS, encoded by the coding sequence TTGGGTATTATCTCCAAACTAAAGGGAAAATCAGGGGTTTACTACCTCTTCTTTGAAGGGGTTGTGAAGCTGGTTCCCTTCTTTGCTATTCCCGTTTTTACAAATAACTGGACAAAGGAGGAGTTTGGTAAGTTCTCCCTTTATATGTCCATAATTCCAGTTTTATCCCTCACTCTTTCACTTGGCCAGAACGTATCCGTTAAGCGTTTTTATATCGACTATCCCAGGCAGATGCGGGGCTTTCTATTCAACCTTTATGCCGTGGGGTTCATAGTTTTTGCGGCGGTGATCCTGCTAGAACTCGCCCTCCCCTTTGATATAGTTGCACCGGAATATACCAGGGTGCTTCTCTATGTAGGATGCCTCTTTGCGCTCATCGAGATGTATCTCAGCTACCTGCAGATAAGTAAGCAGGTGCTTCTGTACAACATATTCTATTTTGCAAGGAACTCGCTCCCGTACATATCAACGGTGATTATAATCTTTACCCTGTCTGACAGATCCGTATGGTTTGCTTACGGTCATCTTAGTGTGGGGGTTGTAATAGTTCTTTTTGCCATGAAGGATGTTATCAGGGGTGCTGGTGCCGGGTTCCGGAAGAAGTATCTAAAGTTCTCCCTCGGTATAGCTCTTCCAGTTATCCCTGCGGTGGTTTCCGCCTTTCTCCTGAGCATGTCGGACAGGTATATGATCGCATACTTCTACACAAAAACCGAGGTGGCGGAATACTCCTTCGCATACACTGTGGCATCTATTCTATCCATGACTTTCTTGGCCACAAACAAGGCGTGGCAGCCCTTTATCCTGGAGAATCTTAAGCGGAAAAACCTCCCCAGAATACGCAAATACGCCCGTTATTACACCCTCTTTGTGCTGGCGGCGATGCTCTTCATGATACTTACCCGTAAGCTGTGGGTTCTTATTCTATCAAATGAGTCTTACCTCGTTATTACGGATATAATACCCGTCATTCTCGTTGGTCTGTTCTTCTACTTTCTCTATACGGTGCTTTCCAATGTCGCTTTTTATCATAAGAAGATGTTTCTTTTCTCTCTCCCCGCAATAATCGGCGCAGTTGTGAATATTGCCCTTAACTACTTCATGCTGCCGTTATACGGTTACAAGGCAGCGGCATGGACAACAGCCGCCTCATACTTTACGGAGTTTGCCGTTATCTTCGGGATAACCTACTTCATCTTCAAGGAGGATATATTCTTTGGCAGAAGCAGTTAA
- a CDS encoding tetratricopeptide repeat protein, which translates to MVQTVSVLLAILCSGGLFCVDYIKEGSRAMAEDRYDVAYMMYEKAAKQGNPDAYYNIGGMFFNGQGFKKDYDVALKWFLKGSKAGHARSSFMAANMYENATGGVEQSYDKALGLYELSAEQGLKRSYCNLGRMYAEGWGVEKDLEKAADLLLMAAKEKEKNKYCQAVWHKFKLDMYMN; encoded by the coding sequence ATGGTACAGACTGTGTCCGTGTTATTAGCAATCCTTTGTTCGGGGGGGCTTTTCTGCGTGGACTATATCAAGGAAGGCTCCAGGGCAATGGCAGAGGACCGTTACGATGTTGCCTATATGATGTATGAAAAGGCCGCAAAGCAGGGGAATCCCGATGCTTACTACAACATCGGTGGAATGTTCTTTAACGGTCAGGGCTTTAAGAAGGATTATGATGTCGCCCTTAAATGGTTCCTTAAGGGTTCTAAGGCTGGGCATGCGAGAAGCTCTTTCATGGCGGCGAACATGTATGAGAACGCCACAGGCGGAGTTGAGCAGAGCTATGATAAAGCTCTCGGGCTTTATGAACTCTCGGCGGAGCAAGGCCTGAAGCGCTCCTATTGCAATCTGGGTAGGATGTATGCCGAGGGCTGGGGTGTTGAAAAGGACCTTGAGAAGGCTGCAGATCTTCTTTTGATGGCGGCTAAAGAGAAAGAGAAGAACAAATACTGTCAGGCTGTTTGGCATAAGTTTAAGCTTGACATGTATATGAACTAA
- the galE gene encoding UDP-glucose 4-epimerase GalE: MKVFVSGGAGYIGSHVVKQLGEAGHDILVYDNLSTGHRSSVLYGELVEGDLADMDKLNRVMGDFTPDAVMHFAASIRVDESVRDPLKYFTNNTRNSINLLGAMKECGVDKFIFSSTAAVYGQPENNPITEDEPLAPINPYGTSKMLVEKVLEESTEASGIRFVSLRYFNVAGADPDGKLGLRTENASHLIVRLVKAAKGEIERMSIFGTDYPTEDGTCVRDYIHVADLASAHLDAMAYLDDGGSSDVFNLGYGKGYSVRQVIDSGYSVLGDCFETVEGERREGDPAALVADSSKARKVLGWVPKHDSLDKIISTAWEWEKSLP, translated from the coding sequence ATGAAGGTATTTGTTTCAGGGGGGGCTGGGTACATCGGCTCCCATGTTGTTAAACAGCTCGGTGAGGCCGGGCACGATATTCTTGTATATGACAATCTATCCACCGGTCACAGGAGCTCCGTTCTTTATGGTGAGCTTGTTGAAGGGGATTTGGCAGACATGGATAAGCTTAACCGTGTTATGGGGGATTTTACCCCCGATGCGGTTATGCATTTCGCCGCATCTATCCGGGTGGATGAATCGGTTCGTGATCCTCTCAAATATTTCACAAACAACACACGCAACAGCATAAACCTCCTTGGTGCCATGAAGGAGTGCGGTGTGGACAAATTCATATTCTCATCCACAGCCGCAGTCTACGGCCAGCCGGAGAATAATCCGATAACGGAGGATGAGCCCTTAGCACCGATTAACCCCTACGGGACATCCAAGATGCTTGTGGAGAAGGTTCTGGAGGAGAGTACAGAGGCATCGGGTATACGCTTTGTCTCCCTTCGCTATTTCAACGTGGCTGGCGCTGACCCCGACGGAAAACTGGGACTGCGCACAGAGAATGCCAGCCATCTTATCGTCAGGCTGGTTAAGGCGGCCAAGGGTGAGATCGAGCGGATGAGTATCTTCGGTACGGACTATCCCACGGAGGACGGTACATGCGTTCGGGATTATATCCATGTGGCAGATCTGGCCTCGGCTCATCTTGATGCCATGGCATACCTAGATGACGGCGGCTCCAGCGATGTATTCAATCTGGGCTACGGGAAAGGGTATTCCGTTCGTCAGGTTATCGACAGCGGCTACAGTGTCCTTGGCGACTGTTTCGAAACCGTTGAGGGGGAACGCCGGGAGGGTGACCCCGCAGCATTGGTGGCGGACAGCTCAAAGGCTCGTAAGGTGCTTGGGTGGGTTCCTAAGCATGACAGCCTGGACAAGATAATCAGCACAGCCTGGGAGTGGGAGAAATCGCTTCCTTAA
- a CDS encoding O-antigen ligase family protein, producing the protein MGEIASLNHKPMIGEGLYYGSMAFLLVISSFSYILSNLSGVDERIVNMGFIALIFYFNILVAGVNGLHIPGRFVPVYILFFILFWMTAVSIAKNSLSEWAPSFLRFFGYLLVLYNSWYLAKRGRSSFRVVDLAVMLMLIVAVLGGLWEIATGSVQFKNGAYRVAGHFNHHQLGYALLLFVLCGYMLNVTLKRPLDPLFRLFARFLFLSGLVFMLLARSRMLTIAFFASLYAAHLLAGRSFLKKLRVIIAGGAVLSGLVYTILNTDLFPRLKELFSMEELDPSTNYRLTIIQDSFQGLSSSEFWTGIGMGGFNEFFYEISGVLGVAAHNDYLLMFVEGGVFALFFYVVYQIWTVFFLRKRVMYVRYDVDDRLVFGIGLATLMNFTGVEIMGFLLNAHYFFHSEFLIMLIAGIFLGKQAGLKGGYDRQAG; encoded by the coding sequence GTGGGAGAAATCGCTTCCTTAAACCATAAACCGATGATCGGGGAGGGGCTCTACTACGGCTCCATGGCCTTCCTCCTCGTAATTTCATCCTTTAGCTATATCCTTTCAAACCTCTCCGGGGTGGATGAGCGTATAGTAAACATGGGCTTTATCGCCCTCATCTTCTATTTCAATATACTAGTTGCCGGAGTGAACGGTCTGCACATCCCGGGGCGTTTCGTTCCGGTATATATACTATTCTTTATCCTATTCTGGATGACTGCTGTCTCCATTGCAAAAAACTCACTTTCAGAGTGGGCGCCCAGTTTCCTAAGATTTTTCGGCTATCTCCTTGTTCTATATAATTCGTGGTATCTGGCAAAGCGGGGGCGAAGCTCCTTTCGGGTGGTGGACCTCGCAGTTATGCTGATGCTAATTGTGGCAGTTCTGGGGGGACTCTGGGAAATAGCCACGGGGAGTGTGCAGTTCAAGAACGGTGCTTACCGTGTGGCAGGGCATTTCAACCATCACCAGCTCGGCTACGCTCTTTTGCTATTCGTTCTGTGCGGGTACATGCTTAATGTGACATTGAAAAGGCCTTTGGACCCCCTATTCAGGCTATTTGCAAGGTTCCTGTTTTTGTCCGGTCTCGTCTTTATGCTTCTGGCGAGATCAAGGATGCTGACCATTGCGTTTTTTGCATCCCTGTACGCTGCCCACCTCCTTGCGGGAAGGTCCTTCCTTAAGAAGCTAAGGGTCATAATCGCCGGCGGAGCGGTGCTTTCAGGGCTGGTGTATACTATTCTGAACACCGACCTCTTTCCGAGGCTGAAGGAGCTATTCAGCATGGAGGAGCTTGACCCGTCCACCAACTATCGCCTTACGATCATTCAGGACAGCTTTCAGGGGCTGAGTTCATCAGAATTCTGGACGGGGATAGGCATGGGAGGGTTCAACGAGTTCTTCTATGAAATATCCGGAGTTTTGGGTGTTGCCGCCCACAACGACTATCTGCTTATGTTCGTGGAAGGGGGTGTTTTTGCCCTGTTCTTCTATGTCGTTTACCAGATATGGACCGTTTTCTTCCTTAGAAAGCGTGTTATGTATGTACGTTACGATGTTGATGACAGGCTTGTCTTTGGTATAGGGCTTGCAACACTCATGAACTTTACCGGAGTTGAGATCATGGGGTTTCTTCTGAACGCCCACTACTTCTTCCATTCAGAGTTTCTTATCATGCTTATCGCCGGAATCTTCCTCGGCAAGCAGGCCGGATTAAAAGGGGGGTACGATAGGCAGGCAGGTTAG